The genomic stretch ATATAAACAATAAAAAGTAAACAACAATAAAGTTTATTAAAAATAAAAAAATGATATAATTATTATGTTTACTAAAATTAAATAAATATAAGAGGGTTTTATGAGCAGAAAAGGCGGACTTGGCGGTCAGGGTATGAATGCATTAATAAAATCTGCTGACAGTGAAATTAGAAAAGCAGCTGAAGAGGCAGAAAAAAGAGGAGTATTAGAAGTAAATATTTCACTTATAGATGTAAATCCAGACCAGCCTAGAAAAATATTCAATGAAGAAGAAATACAGGGACTTGCAGAATCTATAAGAGAGAACGGACTTATAAACCCTATTACTTTAAGAGAAAAAGACGGTCAGTATCAGATTATATCAGGCGAGCGAAGATTCAGAGCATTTAAATTTTTAAATAGAGATAAAGTACCTGCATTAGTGCTGGAAAATATAGATGACTCAAAAATGCTTGAACTTACGCTTGTAGAAAATATACAAAGAGCCGATTTAAATGCTATAGAAATAGCAAGAAGCTACAAAAAATTAATATACGATTTAAATATCAAACAGGAAGAATTGGCAAATCGTGTTGGAAAAAGCAGAAGCACAATATCAAATTCAATGCGTATATTAGATTTGAGTGAAAATATACAAAACTTAATATTAGAATCTAAAATTACAGAAGGTCATGCTAGAGCTATATTATCATTAACTGATGAAAATGAAAGAGAAGCATTTGCAAAAGAAATAGTAGAAAACGGATATTCAGTAAGAGAATGTGAAAAAATAGCAAAAGAAAGAAAAAATGAAAATAACCAACAGGAAAATAATCAAAAAGATACAAAAAAAGAAATAAAAAAAGACCCTAATATAAGACAATTAGAAAATGATTTGGAAAAAATATTTTCTACGAAAGTTAATGTTATAGATAAAAACGGCAAAGAAGGGAAAATAGTTATAGAATACTACAGCAGCGATGATTTATCAAGAATTATGGATATGCTTGATAAAATACATGAAAGAGAAAACAGTACAATACCTACTCTTGAATATTAGGGAGAAAATTTGAAGTCAAAATTTTTTTTATTATATATATTTCTTACATCATTATTAATAACATCAAGCCTTTATTCAAGGGAGAGAATGCCTATAGCAACTATAGACTTGGATCATAGTTTAAGAGCTAATGAACCTTTAAGAAAAGAAATTGTGAGAACTATAAACAGATTTGCATATTTAAAACAAAAAAACTCTATATCAGTAGACAGAGAGAAAAAAAAATTATTCTCTACTAATGAATTAACACTTGAACAAGGATTAACAGTAGCTTCTAATCTTAATATAAAAGCAGCTATTATAATGGACAGCGAAAAAGTATTAAAAAATACAAATAATTCAATGTCAAATAATATGACAATTAATTCTACAATGCTTAGCAATTATAATATTACAAATAATATGGTAAGTAATGATATAGTTATTACAAATGGTCTAACTCTCACGAATGAAATTAAAGATTTAGGAGATTTAATAGAATACGGCATAGGAAAAAAAACTGAAGGTACAGACAAAGCTGCTGATGAGAAGAGCGATGAAGAACTTTATGATATAAAATATAATTTTAAAGTTATTGATGTTGAAACTATGGAAACATTGAAAGAATATGAACTTAAAACATCATCAGAAACCATATCTGTAATACAAGAAATATGCACATATTTAGAATTTTACTTTTCAAACTATATATTCAGTTCCTTTGAACCTCCTATAAATGGAATTAATTTAACTTTAAGAATAGACAGAATATCATTAGAAAATAAAACCAACTCAATATATGAATCAGGAGAAATAATAGAAGGAGAATCATTTACATTAAACTTCAGATCAAACACAGAAGGATATATATACATATTTGCCTTTCAAAATGACGGCACTGTAATACTAATGCATCCTAACGATTTTAATAATTACATAGATAATCAATATCATAATAAAATAGAAGCAAGAAAAAATTATATAATCCCTCCCAAAAACTCAATATTTAAAATAGTAAGCAGACCTCCTTTAGGCAAAGATTCATTTTACTGCATCTATACCAAAAAAGAACAGAAATGGATTACTGGAGTATATTTTTCAGGCGACGGATTTAAAATATGCAGTAAAAATAAAACAGCCGAGTTTACAGCCAAATTAAAATCTACACTTAAATATATGAATAAAGATAATTGGCAGATATCTTCAATTTATTTAAAATCTATAGCTGAAATACAAGAAACAGAAAAATAGAAAAATAATTCTAAATCTAAAAAATTAATTTTTTAGACATTCGTCTGACAATTATTTTGCAAACTAAATTGGAACAACGAAATTGATATGTAATCATTATAGAATATTACATTTAAATTACAATATATAAAAAACCACTGTATATTTATATAAAAACATAATACCTTTAATAAAAAATAGCTATCACCTTATAGTAAAGCAATAGCATTTTTTATTCGTTAATAAAACTTATTAAATTAAGAAATTATCTATCTGTAAATATACTTACTGTTATAAAAAGGCTGATAACGATTAACTTTATCCAAGAAAGAGTTTTGATATGAAGGATATAAAACAACCGTACCATCCTCATTTACATGTCCTACAGGATCATACTCATAGAAAGGAAGAAGAGATCCTTTATAAACTACAGTATCAGAAGGTCCCCATCTTAATGGAACTTCCACTCCGAATACAGTATCCTCTTCTACTGGTATGCCGTATATATAAACATATTTTGTGTATATATCAACAGCAACCAATGTATTATCTAATGATATTATTCCGCCGCCTTTCCCAGTAAATCTATAGAAATAAAAACGTTTCATAGCATCAGCATTATCTCTGTTTCTTTTCACTGTATACAAAGGATTATAGCCTCTGTATTGATAATATTTCATACTTGATATAAAGAATATACCTGCTTTTGAATTTTTACCGCTGTACATATATTCTTTAGTATCTGCATTATTAAGCTCCCAATATTTATCCTCTGTTTTATCTATAAACTTAAAACTAGGAATATTATTTTTATCAAATGTAGCTACTAAAAGCCAATCTTTAAACTTTGAAGAGCTAAAATTCGGATTATCTGAAGCTGGTCTTTCAACAGTTTCTTTTGAAAATAATAATAAACTATTTATAAATATAATTGCTATATAAAAAAATATTCTTTTCATAATGATATCTTCAAATTAAATTATTTTTATATATTTAATAATACACTAAATACCATATAAGTAAATATAATAAGTTTTGAAATACAAACTAAATTTACAATAATTGAACAAAAAACGATATTTTTTATATAAGTATTATACATTTAATACATTTTACACTACATTTCATTATTATTGTTGATAAATTACTGGACATTTTAAACTTTTTGTCTTATTAATAAAATTTTACTTTTTATCAGAATCATCATTTTCAGGAGTAAGTTCTATAACTTTAATATCTCCCTCTTCTATTTTATCATCATCAGGGTTAATTTCTATAACTTTTATTTCATTATAATCATTATTTTCTGTATTAATATCATCTGTTTTTTTGCATCTATTCTTTAATTTGCCGTAGAATAATACAAATATAAGACAGTAAATAATTACCATTAAAACAGCTGATAAACTATACGGTATTAAAGCCATATTATTATTATAAACTGTATTGAATATATAATTATAACCATAAGGGAAAGCTATATAAATTATTAAAATAAGAGGTATAGTAAGCAGAAGCCACCATTTATTTTTGTATACTTTATTAGCAAATGAATAGGATATAATTATAGTTAATATAGATATAGTGCTTAGATATGAAATAGTACCTCTATCTAATTTGGCGTCTTGATAATTTAATTCTAGGAAATTCATAATAATTATAGCACATACAGAAGTTAAAAATATACCAAACATAGTATAGATAACAGAAAGAAATATTTTAACTAAAAATTCCCTGTTAGAAAATTCTTTTTCACTATGCGGTATAATTTCAGCCACCCATAATATAAGAGAAAATGATAAAGTCTGCATCAATGCTTCAGGAAGAGAAATTATATGAAATTTAATAGGAAGCTGTGTATATATTATTCCTTCTATAGAGCTTGGAGCCGAAACAGGAGAAGATATAATACCTATACAAATAAATATAAGCCATACAATAAGCCAGCCAAATTTAGAGGCTATAATCCTTCTAATAGGAAATAAAGCTATGGCTATAAATATCGCTCTTATAGGCTGTAAAAAAGATCCTATAACAGTTAGAGGCGATTCAAAACCTCTCATAAAATTTATTATTATAGGGTCATTATAAACAGATGTATAGTCAAATAAATTAGAAAACAACAAACCAAAAACTATATATGTAAGGGTATGTATAACAGCTACTTTTATATAAAAAATAAAAAAATGCCTTAAAAATATTTTTGGTGAATTATCATTTTCCATAATATAAGTCTTTAAAAAATTATTTTATTATTTTTCCTGCCTTTCTACTATATCATTGTGATACACAGAATTTATTCTTTTAATAGATAAAGCTTTTCCAGTAATACTATCAACCTGCACTATAATGCCATTAATCATAGGACTTACCGTTTCA from Brachyspira murdochii DSM 12563 encodes the following:
- a CDS encoding ParB/RepB/Spo0J family partition protein, with the translated sequence MSRKGGLGGQGMNALIKSADSEIRKAAEEAEKRGVLEVNISLIDVNPDQPRKIFNEEEIQGLAESIRENGLINPITLREKDGQYQIISGERRFRAFKFLNRDKVPALVLENIDDSKMLELTLVENIQRADLNAIEIARSYKKLIYDLNIKQEELANRVGKSRSTISNSMRILDLSENIQNLILESKITEGHARAILSLTDENEREAFAKEIVENGYSVRECEKIAKERKNENNQQENNQKDTKKEIKKDPNIRQLENDLEKIFSTKVNVIDKNGKEGKIVIEYYSSDDLSRIMDMLDKIHERENSTIPTLEY
- a CDS encoding DUF4384 domain-containing protein, translating into MKSKFFLLYIFLTSLLITSSLYSRERMPIATIDLDHSLRANEPLRKEIVRTINRFAYLKQKNSISVDREKKKLFSTNELTLEQGLTVASNLNIKAAIIMDSEKVLKNTNNSMSNNMTINSTMLSNYNITNNMVSNDIVITNGLTLTNEIKDLGDLIEYGIGKKTEGTDKAADEKSDEELYDIKYNFKVIDVETMETLKEYELKTSSETISVIQEICTYLEFYFSNYIFSSFEPPINGINLTLRIDRISLENKTNSIYESGEIIEGESFTLNFRSNTEGYIYIFAFQNDGTVILMHPNDFNNYIDNQYHNKIEARKNYIIPPKNSIFKIVSRPPLGKDSFYCIYTKKEQKWITGVYFSGDGFKICSKNKTAEFTAKLKSTLKYMNKDNWQISSIYLKSIAEIQETEK